A stretch of DNA from Thalassospiraceae bacterium LMO-SO8:
GGTCCATGCTGAACACCGTATCGACGCGGGCGTAATCCATGTAACCCAGCCGCGCGATGGGCTGCACCTTGGCCATGTCGACGAAGCCGTCGGTCAGCACCTCGTCCTTGATGTGAAGGCCGACGACACGCCCGAACACCACGCGGTTCCCCTCTTCACGGACGTTGTGCGGCATGACCACGGTCTGATGATAGACGCATTCGATATGGATGGGGGCCGCCTTGATGCGGGGCGGCTTGACCAGGGTCGAGGGCTCCGTCTCAAGCCCCGCGAAACGGGTTTCGTCCTCGCCCGCCGGCAGGGCGGCACTCGACTGATTCATGGCGTCGCGCAGCGCCCAGGTCGACATGTTGCACACGAATTCGCCCTGGGTTTCGCAATTGGCCACCGTGTCTTTCTTCGGACCTTCGGGCCGGGGACCGCCGGAAAACATGACCATGGGCGGGTTCTCGCCGCAGGCGTTGAAATAGCTGTAGGGGGCCAGGTTGACCTCGCCGTCTTCGGAGATCGTGGTGATCCAGCCGATGGGGCGCGGCACGACGCAGGCCTTCCACGGATTGCGGGGCAGACCGTGGTCTGCGGTCTCGTTGATGTTCCAGAACATGGGCGTTTCCCGATGGGTTGTTGATTGTTGGCGAGAGCCTGCACCACGCCGCCGACCGCCGTCAACGTCAGGCCGCGCGCACGTCTGTCAGGAAACCCTGGATGACGGTGCGCAAGCGGCCCGACATCTGTTCCAGTTCGCGCGAGGTGTCGAGCACGTCGTTGGCGACGGCGCCCGATGCCTTGGCCGCCTCGGACACGGTGGCGATGTTTTCCGCCGCCGAGGAGGCGCCCTGCGTTGCGTCCTCGACGCTGCGCGCGATTTCGCTGGTCACGCGGACCTGCTCTTCGATGGCGGCGGAGATGCTTTCCGCCACTTCCGCGATCTCGCCGACCTTGGCGGTGACGGTTTCGATCACGCGCACCGTGTCGCGAGTCGCCGACTGCACGCCACCGACCTGAAGTTCGATTTCGCCGATCGCCTTGGCCGTCTGTTGGGCCAGGGTCTTGACCTCCGCCGCGACGACGGCGAAGCCCTTGCCGGCGTCACCGGCGCGCGCCGCCTCGATGGTGGCATTGAGGGCCAGCAGATTGGTCTGCTCGGCGATGACGGTGATCAGGCTGACCACGTCGCCGATGCGGTCGGCGGAGCGCGCCAACGCGGAAACCCGCGCCCCCGCCTCGCGGCTGTCGGCCACCGCCGCGTCGACCTTTTGCGACGACAGTCGGATCTGCTGATCGATCTCGGCGAAGGACATCGACATCTGTTCCGCCGCCGCCGCGACCGATTGGAAATTGACCGCCGCCTGTTCCGTCGCCGATGACACGGTGACCGCCTGTTCCGTCGTGCGCTCGGCGTTTTCGTTCATGTTATTGGCCGTGTGGCCCATGCGTTGAATGCAGTGGCCGAAGGCGTCGAACACCTGTTTCACCTGATCGTTGAATTCCGTGGTCATGCCGGCAATGGCGGAGGCGCGCCGCGATTGGCGTTGTTGTTCCGCATCGCGCTCCAGGCGCAGGCGTTCGGCCTCCTCGTGCTCGCGGCGGAAGATGTCGAAGGCCTGAGCCAACTGCGCCACTTCGTCGCGGGACCGGGCGGATGCCTCCGCGTCCTGTGCGGGGATCATGGCCGATACGTCGTCACGCAAACGGTTCAGCGGACGCACGATGCTGCGGCCCAGAAGCCAGGCCAGCAGAACGGCGATCAGAACGCCCGCCGCGCCAACCGCGACACCTTCACGCACGGCGTTCCGCGAACGGTCGGCCAGGCCGGCCATGCCCTCGGACTGATGCGCCAGGGCGGCGCCGCGCAGACCGGCAATGCGGTCCTGCAATCCGTTCAAGGTGGCCTTGAACAGGTTCCACGAATCCTTGGTGCCTTGAACGGCGCCGGAAAACGAGGCAACCCCCTGACGCAAGGTATCGACGTCACGTCCGGCAAACTTGGCCGCCCGTTGGTCGCGGCGCGGCACCTTCTGTTCTTTCAGCAGGCCGCGAACGGCCGTGACCACGTCACCCAGACGGGACACGGCGGCAAGGGCGGCCTCGCCCTGGGCCGTGTCACGCGACACGGCAAGCTTCAACGCGGTCTGAAGGGCCTCCGCGCCATGGGCCGCCACGGCGTCGGCGAATTCCGGCGCCTTCGGATGGTCATAGCCCTTGAGAAATGTGACCAGCCCGCCGATCGACCCCGGCAGCTTTTCCGCCGCCAGAAGAATCACGTCGGCCCCTTCCCTGTCGCCGCTGATGCGCCGGATCAGATCATCCAACTGGCCGCCGTAGGTTGCCTGCGCCGCGGTGATCGCCTCCACCAGATCTTCCTGACCGCTGCCGGCAAAGGCGCCCATGATTACTTCCCCCGCGTTGTCCGCGGCCGCGCGGGCCTGGGCGATCCCGTCGATGGCGGCGTCCGTCTTGGCGTCACGGAACCGATAGACCGCTTCCGACAACGCGAAAAGCCGCAAGGCGTAATCGTTGGCGGCGCCGACCAGATCCACGTCCTTGACGATCGTCTCGCTGGTGCCCGCGAATTCGGCGAAACGGGACACGGAAACCCCGGCGGATACGCCCAGCAGCACGATCACCGATGCAAATCCCAGGAATGTCCGGAAGCGGATGGATGTACGGCCGATCAACATCTCTCGCCCTTTCGCCCGAAGCCGCAAGGTGAGTGGATCTTCCGCGGCATTCATTGATGCCGGATTGTTGCCGTGACCTTCGCAAACGCACAACAGGACATTAGTCCAGGATTACCCCCGGACATGCCTGACGAGCAATTAAATACATAAAATTCAATGTGTTATTGTCCTGAAAGGCCCAATTGAAGTTTTTGTGACGGCACCGTTTCGTTCATATTGCACCGCACGCAAATCAGACCGTGACGTGGCGGCCGTCGGCTCAGCCGGGCACCAAACGCGCGCCGGATTCAAACGCCCGGCGCAGGTCGGCGGGCACTTCGCGGCTGGCGTTCTTGGCGTAGTCGAAAAACACCAGAACCGCTTCCGAGGTGGCGACCACCGTGTCCCCGGCGAACAGCCCCTGGCCCAGGGTGTAGGACTTGTTGCCGAGGCGCAGCAGCCGCGAGCCGACCCGCACGTTACCCGGATAATGAAGCTGGTTGACGTAGCTGATCTGCACGCTGGCCAGGGCCGAGCGTGGCTCGATGCCCAGATGCCGCCGAATGGCCATCAGATAATCCACCCGTCCGGCCTCGGCATACTGTGCGAAGGCGGTGTTGTTGACGTGAAGGTTGGGGTCCTGATCGGAAAAGCGGATCGAGACGTCGGTCCACCAATCGAAGCTGGCGGCGTCTTTCAGGTCGATGTCGGGCAAGGGGATGGGCTCCTGGTGGGCGGTGGTCAGGGTGACTTGGGGGTTTGTAAAAGGTTTTCGCCCGCGGGCAAACGCTCAATGACGCAGATGCCGGGCGGGGCCTTCGGCCATCCATTCGCGGATCACCCGCACCGAATCCTGCGGATAGGTTTTAACCAGGTGATGGATATGCGCGCTCAACCGCGGATCCACCCTGTCGACACGCGGTCGAATGTGAATCGTCGGCGTGAAATCCGGTTCGGTCTCGAAAACCGTGGGGGACGGCGGGCGCATCTACTGCCTCGTGGTTTTTATGCTTAACGAATGATGACAGTCTACGCGCGCACGGGTCCCTGCGGAAGTCCGGTTTTAACGGCTACCTGACGCCGCAGGCGTCTTTCAGGTTATCCAGCACGATGGCCGCGGCGGGATTGGGATAGAGCGGCACGGATGCCTCGAACCGCAGGGCCAGTTCGCGGTCGGCGCGCTTCAGGGTCCAGCCGGCGGTCAGGCAGTGTTCCAGCCACAGGCCGTCGTCGCCCGTTTCCGCCCGGGCGCGCTGGCCCTGCAAATAACCGTCGATGACCCCGATCATGAAGCCCTGCCGGTATTCGGCCGTTTGCCCCTGTAGGGTATTGCCGTTGTGATAGGTCCAAAGCGGGCCGCGCGGCGCGGCAACCGCCGCGCCGAGAACGCCGCCCAGGACGACAAGCCCGATTGCGATCACGAGATGTTTCATGGTGCGGCCCTCCGTTGAGACGGGGGCATTAAACCACGCCGGAAATCCGGGATGCGGACAAAAAAACACCGGGCGGTGAAACCGGCCCGGTGTGGATCAGGTAAGAGTGAATCTCATCAGCCTTCTTTATAGGCGGCCCCGGTCAATACGGATGTGACGAGAGTCACTTAGCTCCGGATTTTCTAATAAAAAGAGTCCCGGAGAGAAAAGGTGATTGAATTTCAATTGCCTATCCAATGTGTGTTTTGAAAAAATCCAACGTCCGCCGACGCGCCAGATCGGCCGAGGCCTTGTCGTAATGCTTGCCGCCGACCCGCGCGAAGGCGTGGTTCTGGCCCTCGTAATCGTGCAGCACGGCCTTGGCGTTGCCGTCGAGGGCGGCATGAACGGCGGCCTGCTGCTCCTTGGGCACGAATTCGTCCTCGGTCGCGATATGCAGCATGCAGGGCGCCTTCAGCGTCTCGCCCGTGTGGTCGGTCAACATGACGCCGTAGTAACTGACGGCGGCGTCGGCGCTGGTCCGCGTCGCGGTCAGGAAGGCAAGCCGGCCGCCCAGGCAAAAGCCCATGGTGCCGACCTTGCCGCTACAGCCGTCGACCGCACGCAACGCCTGGATCGTCGATTCCAGATCGTCGACGCCCTTGTCGAGATCAAAGCCGTTGAACAATTCGAACGCGCGCGCCCATTCGGCTTCGGTCTGGTCGGTGATCTGGATGCCCGGTTCCTGGCGCCAGAACAGGTCGGGGCACAGCGCCACATAGCCCGCCGCCGCCATGCCGTCGGTGATTTCGCGCATCACCGCGTTGACGCCGAAGATTTCCTGGATGACCACGACGCCGGGGCCCGTGCCGCCTTCGGGCAGGGCGAGATATCCCGTGAAGCTGCCGCCGTCCTTGGCCTGAATGGTGATGTCCTTGCCGCTCATGTTCTGCGTGCCTCCCTGATCGATTCGTAAAATTTCCGCGCCCCGCAGGCGCAGGCCGGTGGGCCGAAGCCCCCCGCATGCGGGCATCTTAAATTCCGGGCTGGCCTCTGTCACCGCTTGGGGCGACGATTGTACACAATTTCCGCTCAGACTGCCGGAGCCCGCCATGCCTTCCTCGTCCGCCCCCTGGCGCTGCCCGCTATGCCATCAGCCGTCCGAGCCCGTGTCCGTGCACGGCCATGTGCAATGCCGGACCTGCGGGCAGAACGTCGATCCCTGCTGTTCCGGCGAGACCGCCTGCGGCATCGACGCGGCTTCCCCCGGCCCCGATCTTTCGCTAAGACAGGGGGCCGCCGGCCCGGCGGACTAAACAAAAGACCATCGCCGACAAGAGGAACATCATCATGCCACAGGGTCAAACGGGGGCGCGGCTCCTGGTCGAAACGCTGGTCGCCAACGGGGTAGACCGCGCCTTCTGCGTGCCGGGGGAAAGCTATCTCGCCGTGCTCGACGCCATGGTCGACGCGCCGGGCATCGACCTGGTGATCTGCCGTCAGGAAGGCGGCGCCGCCATCATGGCCGACGCCGACGGCAAGATGACCGGCAAGCCCGGCATCTGTTTCGTGACCCGCGGCCCGGGGGCGACCAACGCGTCCGCCGGGGTCCACATCGCGTTCCAGGATTCGACGCCGATGATCCTGTTCATCGGCCAGGTCGCCCGCCATCAGGTCGAACGCGAGGCGTTCCAGGAAATCGACTATCGCCGCATGTTCGGCCAGATGGCCAAGTGGGTCGCCCAGATCGAAGACCCGGCCCGCGTGCCCGAATACGTCAGCCACGCCTTCCACACGGCCATGTCGGGCCGCCCGGGCCCGGTCGTGCTGGCCCTGCCCGAGGACATGCTGACCGAGGAAGTGATGGAACAGGTCGCCATCCCCGGCCCGGCCCATGTCGTGCAGGCCCATCCGGGTCCCGATGCCATGGCCCAGTTGCGCGCCATGATGGAAACGGCCGAACGCCCGCTGATGATCCTGGGCGGCGGCAGTTGGACCGAACAGGCATCCCAGGACATCCGCGCCTTCGCCGAAGCCAACAACATCCCGACCAGCGTGTCGTTCCGCCGCCAGGACCTGCTGCCGAACGACCACCCTCTGTACGCCGGCGACGTCGGCATCGGCATCAACCCGAAGCTGGCCGAACGGGTCAAGACGTCGGATTTGATCATCGCCGTCGGCCCGCGCCTGGGCGAAATGACGACGGGCGGCTACAGCCTGTTCGACATTCCGGTGCCCAAGCAGCGCCTGGTCCATATCCATCCGGGGGCCGAGGAACTCGGCCGCGTCTACCGCGCCGAACTGGCCATGAATTCGGGCATGCCGGGCTTTGCCGCCGCCGCCCGGGCCATGGCGCCGGTGACGGGCCGCTGGGACAACTGGGCCGGCACGGCGCACGACGAATACCTGGCCTGGACCGAACCGCCCGAAACCCCCGGCGACGTGCAGATGGGCGAAATCGTCGCCTGGCTGCGCGACGAGCTACCCGCCGACGCGATGATCTGCAACGGCGCCGGCAACTACACGGCCTGGGTCCATCGCTTCTATCGCTACCGGGGATACGCGACGCAGTTGGCGCCGACGTCCGGGTCCATGGGCTACGGCGTGCCGGCGGCGGTCGCGGCCAAGCTGCGCCATCCCGGGCGCGACGTGGTCTGCTTCGCCGGCGACGGCTGCTTTCTGATGACCGGCCAGGAGATGGCGACGGCCAAACAGTATGGCGCCAACGTCATCTTCATCGTCGTCAACAACGGCATGTACGGCACCATCCGCATGCATCAGGAACGCGAATACCCCAGCCGCGTGTCGGGCACGCAGCTGGTCAATCCGGACTTCGCGGCCCTGGCCAAGGCTTACGGTGCCACCGGCGAAGTGGTCACGGAAACGGCCCAGTTCGCCGATGCCTTTGCCCGCGCCAAGGCCGCCGATTCGCCCGCGTTGATCGAACTGCGCACCGACCCGGAGGCGATCACCCCGACCGCCACCCTGTCGGGCCTGCGGACCCAGGCCGAGGCGCGGGAGAAGGGAAATCCCTGATGTGCAAGTCCAGCCGTTGCGCACCCCCCATGTGGCATGATCGGACTATGTCTATTGGCGGGTTCCACGAGGCGGAAAAACACATTAGATTAAATTGATTAGGTGCTTCGGCGAAGGAGGGCTCGCCGCATGGCGAAGCGCAGAGGCCCCTTAGGGCAACTGTTTACGGGTTTCATTCTGCTGTTGATCGTCGCGGCCGGCGCGGGGGTTGCGCTTGCCGTGTTCTACGAGGATGACCCCTTCGCCGCGCAACTGCGCGCGGCCGGGGTGCCGGATGCGCAGGTCGCCAAGGTCATGGACCTGAAGGCGGCCATCAAGGACAAGGCCGATTTCAGCGGCGACGACCTGGCCTTTACCGCGCGGTCGATCTGGTGGGATCTGCGCGACCGCTTCGACCTGGACCTGACCGCCCAGTACACGCAGAACCTGCCGCCGGTCCGCCACGTCACCCAGATGGAACCCATGGCCCGGGCCGACGATCCGACGGAGCCGGCCGGCGAGACCAAAATGGCCGAAGACAAGCTGCCGCCGGACCTTCAGCGCGAGAGCGGCGAACAGGCCGCCGCCCCGTCGGACGCCCCCGCGATGACGGACAAGCCCGCCGAGGCGGTGCCCCAGGAGCCGTCGATGACGCCGCCGGCGGCCGAGGAGAAACCCATGGCCGAGGCGCCTCAGCCCGAAAAAGCCATGGAGCCGCCCGCACCGCCGCCGCCCGCCGCGACGGACAAGCCCCTGGCGCTGACCAATCCGCCCGCCGAGGACGCCAAACCGGAACCGCCCTCCCCGGCCACGGAAACCGCCGCCGTGCCCGAGCCCGCCGCACCGGCCGAGGCCCCGCCGGCATCGATCGAGGAACGCGAGGCCACCGCCGATCTGACCTACAAGCGCGCCCTGTCCCTGTTCGCCGACGCCAAGACCCAGGAACAGAAGGCCGAAGCCGCCAAGCTGTTCGCCCAGGCCGCCATCGGCGGTCATCCGGGAGCGCAGTATTCCATCGGCGTCATGCACTACAACGGCACCGGCGTCGCCAAGGACTACGCCAAGGCGGCGGAATGGTTCGGCCGCTCGGCGGAGAAAAACAACGCCGCCGCCCAGTACAACCTGGGCATCCTCTATTACAACGGCCAGGGCGTGCCCAAGGACGACCGCCTGGCCTACAAATGGATCAGCGCGGCGGCTGAGAACGGCGACCAGAAGGCAATCGTCGCCCGCGACGCCCTGAAGCAGGCCCTGCCGGCGGACGTCACCAAGCCGGCGGCGCCGACCTTCTCCGGCGGCCTGCCCGCGGGATCGCCGATCGAGATCGCCCCCGCGGCACCCGCGAAGTAATCAGGATATTAGTCGGACCGCCGTCCGGCAGGCCCCGCGCCATGCGCATCCGATGGCAGCGTCGGTATCCGGTGACGGATGCGTTCACGGTGCAGGATGTAAAGCCCGCTGGCGATCAGCACGCCCGACCCCGTCCAGGTCCAGGCATCGGGAAGGTCGCCCCACAGGACAAATCCCAGCGTCACCGCGAAAACCATGTTCAGGTATTTGAAGGGCACGACCAGTCCGGCCTCGCCATAGCGGAAGCTCTCGATCATCAGGAAATGCGCGGAGCCCAGCAACAGGCCCGATAGAGCCATCAGCGCCAGATCCTCGAAGGGAACCGGCATCCAGCCGAACGGCAAGGTGCACAGGCCCGCGGCCGTGGCCGCCGCCGTGCTGGTCGCCAACAAGGCGTTGGAATGTTCCGTCGCCGCCGCGCTGCGGGTAATCAGGTCACGCAACGCCCCCGCCAAGGCCGCCGCCAGGGGAAAGATCACGGCCCATTGCATGGCCTCTGTCCCCGGCCGGATGATGATCATCACGCCGATGAACCCGCCCATGACCGCCAACCAGCGCCGCCAGCCCACGGCCTCGCCGATCAAAAGCGGCGCCAGGGCCGTAACGAACATCGGTCCGGCATAGACCACCGCGATTGCGTCGGCGAGGGTCAGATGGCCCAGGCCGGTGATGAAAACAACGGTGCCGAACACGACCAACAGGCCACGCATCACGTGGAACCGGGCATTGCTGATCCGCAGGCTGGAAAGCCCGCCGTAGAACCGCACGAAAAAGGCGATGGCGACGAAGGCGAACATGCCGCGGATGAACAGAAGCTGGCCCACGGGATATCCCGACACCAGCCACTTCATGGCCGCGTCGTTGCCGGTGACCAGCAGGCCGCCCCCGATCATCGCCAAAATCGCGCGGCCGGGCGCGCTGGAACCTTGGACGGCGGTCATGAGAGGCATGGTCGGGACCCTTCGTTGGGTTTGGCGTATTCCGTTAGCCGTAGAGCTGATTGACGATGAACACGGCGGCGCCGATGCCCGCCACGTCGGCCAGCAGGGCCGCGAACAGAGCGTGGCGAATGCGGCGGATGCCGACCGCGCCGAAATAGACGGCAAGAACGTAGAACGTGGTTTCCGTCGACCCCTGGAAGGTCGACACCAGATAGCCGACCAGGCTGTCCGGCCCGTGGGCGGGGTCCTGGATGATCGAGGCCAGCACGCCGTAGGCGCCCGAGCCCGACAAGGGCCGCAGCAGCGCCATGGGCAGGGCTTCCGCCGGCAGGCCGATCAGGCTGGTCACGGCGCCGAGCGGCCCCACCACCGCGTCCATGGCGCCGGACGCCCGGAACATGGCGACGGCGGTCAGGATCGCCACCAGATAGGGGATGATGCGCAACGCCACGTTGAAGCCGTCCTTGGCCCCCTCGACGAAGCATTCATAGACCGCGACCCGCTTGGCCGCGCCGAAGCCGAGCAAGGCGACCATCAATCCGGGCACGATCCAGGGCGCGATCTCGCGCCCATAGACGACGGTCAGCGGCACCAGGGCGCCGACCGTCATCAGCGCCGTGACCGACACCCACAGGGGATACGCGTCCGACCCGGCGCCATCCGTATTTTCCGCCGCCTCCAGCATCGATTCCTCTGTCGGCGCGGCGGCCTCCGCCCCGTTCCCGGCGGGCCCCGACGAGGCCGCGAAATAAGGGGCCAAAAGCTTGGCCGTGATGATGGCGATGGCCGTCGAACAGATGGTCGCGAACAGGGTGGTCGGCACGATCCCGGCCGGGTCGGTCGATCCGGCGGCGGCGCGCAGCGCGATGACGCCCGTGGGCAGCAGGGTCACCGACGACGTGTTGATGGCGAGGAACAGGGCCATGGCGTTGGTCGCCGTGCCCTTGTGGGGGTTGAGGTCGTCGAGCTGCTGCATGGCGCGGATGCCGAACGGCGTCGCCGCGTTGCCGAGGCCGAGCGCGTTCGCCGACATGTTGAGGATCATCGACCCCATGGCCGGATGATCGGCCGGCACCTCGGGAAACAGGCGCACCATCAGGGGGCGCAGGACCTTGGCGATGATGCGCAGAAGGCCACCCTCCTCCGCCACCTTCATCAGGCCCAGGAACAAAGCCATCACGCCGACCAGACCGATGGCCAGCGTCACCGCCCCGCCGGCGGCGTCGATCATGGATTTGCCGAGCAGCGCCATGGGCGCTTCGCCGACACCGTCCCAGACAATCTGGCGCACGGCCCCCATGGCGAAGGCGACGGCGACGATGGCAAGGAAGATGACGTTCATCGCGGCGCGGCCCCATTGTCGTCCGCCGCCGTGTCGTGGACCGGGTCGGCCGCCATGACCGGGGCCCGGCGCAGAACCTCTCGGTGCAGAATGTACAGGCCCGAGGAAATGATCACCGCACTACCCGCCCAGGTCAGCCAATCAGGCAGGTCGCCCCAGATGAGAAACCCCAGGATCGCCGCGAAGAACAGGTTGCAGTAGCGGAAGGGGGCCAGCAAGGCCGCCTCGCCGAACTGGAACGCCTCAATCAACAGAAAATGGGCCGAGGTCCAGATCAGGCTGGCCATGATGATCATCAGCCAATGTTCGCCCGACAGCGGCGGCCAGTCGTAGGGCGGCACGAACAGGCCCGCGAGACCGACCACCACCATCATCGAGAACAGCATGGAATGCGTCGTCTCCCGCCCGGAAGCCCCCCGGGTGATGAGATCGCGGACGGATTCGCCGAACGCCGCCAGCAGGATCATCACCGCCGCCCACTGGAAGGCGTCACCCGCCGGCCGCACGATGATCAGCACGCCGATGAACCCGACAATGACCGCCAGCCAGCGCCGCCAACCGACGTTTTCGCCGATGAACACCGGCGCCATGGCCGTCAGCAGAATGGGGCTGGCGAACAGGATCGAGGTCGCGGTCGCCAGCGGCAGGCTGCCGATGCCGACCAGATAGGTGAAGGTCGCCACGGCCGCCATCAGGCCCCGCGCCGCATGCAGCCCCCATTTCTGAGGTTTGAGCGCCGCCGCCCCGCGCGTCCCCAAGGTCGCCATGACCAGGGCGAGGCCGGCGATGACGCCGCGAATGAACATGATCTGGCCCGGCGGCAAGTCGCCCGCCAGATACTTCAGACCCGCATCGGAAATCGTCAGAAGCGCGCCGCCGGCGACCGCCAGCGCGATGGCGCGGCCCGGCGCCGTGGAACCCTGCATGGCCGACATGATCGCCATCAGCAGACCCCCGCCGACACCCAGCCGCCGGCCGTCATGGCGGGGTTATCCTGTCCGGATAATCGCTGAACACGCTTTCCACGCCCCAGGCGAAAAGGCGATCCGCCGTAGCCTGGTCGTTGACCGTATAGACGCGGAGCGCATAGCCCGAGTCGATGATCCGCCGCGCCTGCTTCTCGGTCAAATGCCGGGCGCCGGCATGCAGCCCCGTGGCCCCCAGCGAATCGCAGCGTGCCTGCCAATCGCCGGGAACCTTGCCCACCAAAAGGGCCCGGGGAAATTCCGGCGCCTGATCGGCGGCGGCGGCCAGGGCCTTTTCGGAAAAACTCGACAACAGGGGGGCCGGAAGATTCCCCGGCCAGCTTTCCTGCAAGGTCTTGGCGACGATGACGCCCGTGGTCGCGTCCTGGTCGTTGGACGGCTTTATTTCGACATTGGCGCCGAGGCCCAAATGCCCGAGCACGGCCAGGGCCTGATGCAGGGACGGCACGTGTTCCCCCCGGAAGGCCGGGCCGAACCAGGCCCCGGCGTCGAGGCCGCGCAGATCGTCCCAACTGCGGTCGGCCAGGCGCCCCTTGCCGTCGGTCGTGCGTCCCAGGGTTTCGTCGTGGATCAGGACGGGCGTGCCTTCGGCCGTCAGCATGACGTCGAATTCAACCCAGGCCGCGCCCAGTTCATGGGCCTTGCGCAGGCCGGACAGCGTGTTTTCCGGCGCGTGGCCGGCAGCGCCGCGATGACCGATGACCTTCGGCAGCACGGCGTTGGGCTCGAGGCGGTGGTCGGTATTCAAGGGAGGATCCCTAACATGAAATTCGTTGTCTTTCTGCCGATCAGCGAGCAGTCTTACAAGACCTTTCTCGCAATCAACATGCAATGAATAAGAAAAGAGGTTTGGGATGGATGACACCCTGAAGGAACGGGCGCTTCGTTTTCATGCGGAGCCCGTGCCCGGAAAACTGGAAATCACCCCCACAAAACCCTTGGCGACGCAGAGCGATCTGGCTCTGGCCTATTCGCCGGGCGTCGCCTTCGCCTGCCTGGCCATCAAGGAAGATCCCGAGCAGGTCGCCAAGCTGACCGGCCGCCAAAACCTGGTCGCCGTGATCTCCAACGGCACCGCCGTTCTGGGCCTGGGCAACATCGGCGGCCTGGCATC
This window harbors:
- a CDS encoding flavin reductase family protein, which gives rise to MFWNINETADHGLPRNPWKACVVPRPIGWITTISEDGEVNLAPYSYFNACGENPPMVMFSGGPRPEGPKKDTVANCETQGEFVCNMSTWALRDAMNQSSAALPAGEDETRFAGLETEPSTLVKPPRIKAAPIHIECVYHQTVVMPHNVREEGNRVVFGRVVGLHIKDEVLTDGFVDMAKVQPIARLGYMDYARVDTVFSMDRPTLKAAE
- a CDS encoding methyl-accepting chemotaxis protein, which encodes MLIGRTSIRFRTFLGFASVIVLLGVSAGVSVSRFAEFAGTSETIVKDVDLVGAANDYALRLFALSEAVYRFRDAKTDAAIDGIAQARAAADNAGEVIMGAFAGSGQEDLVEAITAAQATYGGQLDDLIRRISGDREGADVILLAAEKLPGSIGGLVTFLKGYDHPKAPEFADAVAAHGAEALQTALKLAVSRDTAQGEAALAAVSRLGDVVTAVRGLLKEQKVPRRDQRAAKFAGRDVDTLRQGVASFSGAVQGTKDSWNLFKATLNGLQDRIAGLRGAALAHQSEGMAGLADRSRNAVREGVAVGAAGVLIAVLLAWLLGRSIVRPLNRLRDDVSAMIPAQDAEASARSRDEVAQLAQAFDIFRREHEEAERLRLERDAEQQRQSRRASAIAGMTTEFNDQVKQVFDAFGHCIQRMGHTANNMNENAERTTEQAVTVSSATEQAAVNFQSVAAAAEQMSMSFAEIDQQIRLSSQKVDAAVADSREAGARVSALARSADRIGDVVSLITVIAEQTNLLALNATIEAARAGDAGKGFAVVAAEVKTLAQQTAKAIGEIELQVGGVQSATRDTVRVIETVTAKVGEIAEVAESISAAIEEQVRVTSEIARSVEDATQGASSAAENIATVSEAAKASGAVANDVLDTSRELEQMSGRLRTVIQGFLTDVRAA
- a CDS encoding thioesterase family protein, which codes for MPDIDLKDAASFDWWTDVSIRFSDQDPNLHVNNTAFAQYAEAGRVDYLMAIRRHLGIEPRSALASVQISYVNQLHYPGNVRVGSRLLRLGNKSYTLGQGLFAGDTVVATSEAVLVFFDYAKNASREVPADLRRAFESGARLVPG
- a CDS encoding dienelactone hydrolase family protein, which encodes MSGKDITIQAKDGGSFTGYLALPEGGTGPGVVVIQEIFGVNAVMREITDGMAAAGYVALCPDLFWRQEPGIQITDQTEAEWARAFELFNGFDLDKGVDDLESTIQALRAVDGCSGKVGTMGFCLGGRLAFLTATRTSADAAVSYYGVMLTDHTGETLKAPCMLHIATEDEFVPKEQQAAVHAALDGNAKAVLHDYEGQNHAFARVGGKHYDKASADLARRRTLDFFKTHIG
- a CDS encoding thiamine pyrophosphate-binding protein, yielding MPQGQTGARLLVETLVANGVDRAFCVPGESYLAVLDAMVDAPGIDLVICRQEGGAAIMADADGKMTGKPGICFVTRGPGATNASAGVHIAFQDSTPMILFIGQVARHQVEREAFQEIDYRRMFGQMAKWVAQIEDPARVPEYVSHAFHTAMSGRPGPVVLALPEDMLTEEVMEQVAIPGPAHVVQAHPGPDAMAQLRAMMETAERPLMILGGGSWTEQASQDIRAFAEANNIPTSVSFRRQDLLPNDHPLYAGDVGIGINPKLAERVKTSDLIIAVGPRLGEMTTGGYSLFDIPVPKQRLVHIHPGAEELGRVYRAELAMNSGMPGFAAAARAMAPVTGRWDNWAGTAHDEYLAWTEPPETPGDVQMGEIVAWLRDELPADAMICNGAGNYTAWVHRFYRYRGYATQLAPTSGSMGYGVPAAVAAKLRHPGRDVVCFAGDGCFLMTGQEMATAKQYGANVIFIVVNNGMYGTIRMHQEREYPSRVSGTQLVNPDFAALAKAYGATGEVVTETAQFADAFARAKAADSPALIELRTDPEAITPTATLSGLRTQAEAREKGNP
- a CDS encoding DMT family transporter, with product MPLMTAVQGSSAPGRAILAMIGGGLLVTGNDAAMKWLVSGYPVGQLLFIRGMFAFVAIAFFVRFYGGLSSLRISNARFHVMRGLLVVFGTVVFITGLGHLTLADAIAVVYAGPMFVTALAPLLIGEAVGWRRWLAVMGGFIGVMIIIRPGTEAMQWAVIFPLAAALAGALRDLITRSAAATEHSNALLATSTAAATAAGLCTLPFGWMPVPFEDLALMALSGLLLGSAHFLMIESFRYGEAGLVVPFKYLNMVFAVTLGFVLWGDLPDAWTWTGSGVLIASGLYILHRERIRHRIPTLPSDAHGAGPAGRRSD
- a CDS encoding nucleoside recognition domain-containing protein, giving the protein MNVIFLAIVAVAFAMGAVRQIVWDGVGEAPMALLGKSMIDAAGGAVTLAIGLVGVMALFLGLMKVAEEGGLLRIIAKVLRPLMVRLFPEVPADHPAMGSMILNMSANALGLGNAATPFGIRAMQQLDDLNPHKGTATNAMALFLAINTSSVTLLPTGVIALRAAAGSTDPAGIVPTTLFATICSTAIAIITAKLLAPYFAASSGPAGNGAEAAAPTEESMLEAAENTDGAGSDAYPLWVSVTALMTVGALVPLTVVYGREIAPWIVPGLMVALLGFGAAKRVAVYECFVEGAKDGFNVALRIIPYLVAILTAVAMFRASGAMDAVVGPLGAVTSLIGLPAEALPMALLRPLSGSGAYGVLASIIQDPAHGPDSLVGYLVSTFQGSTETTFYVLAVYFGAVGIRRIRHALFAALLADVAGIGAAVFIVNQLYG